Proteins encoded together in one Janthinobacterium tructae window:
- a CDS encoding type II secretion system protein N, whose protein sequence is MRRLLGWLLAIIVSVCVTLLVFFPAGWVAGIVEKQTGGRLTLGDAQGTLWRGSAFIGGAASANGAVTPLLPGRFNWRISPSVLWGSADVELQNPQALSQPVNLRGSWSHWQVSPAALLLPADGLGGLGAPLNTVAPTGSMRLSWSTLQLALEQRQFSAVGRTTLQMTDMASRLSSLRPLGSYELDFDWQGQQATLTLRSIKGPLLLDGSGSLQQGRMQFSGQAQAAAGYEETLASLLNLLGQRRSNSEKNIIALEFRQ, encoded by the coding sequence ATGAGGCGCTTGCTTGGCTGGCTGCTGGCCATCATCGTCAGCGTCTGCGTCACCCTGCTGGTATTTTTTCCGGCCGGCTGGGTTGCCGGCATCGTGGAAAAGCAGACGGGCGGACGTTTGACCTTGGGCGACGCGCAAGGTACCCTGTGGCGCGGCTCGGCCTTTATCGGCGGGGCGGCCAGCGCGAATGGCGCCGTGACGCCGCTGCTGCCGGGGCGCTTCAACTGGCGCATTTCGCCCTCGGTGCTGTGGGGATCGGCGGACGTGGAATTGCAAAACCCGCAGGCGCTGTCGCAGCCGGTGAACCTGCGCGGTTCGTGGTCGCACTGGCAGGTCAGCCCGGCGGCCCTGCTGCTGCCGGCCGATGGCCTCGGCGGCCTCGGCGCACCGTTGAATACCGTGGCGCCAACGGGCAGCATGCGCCTGTCGTGGAGCACCCTGCAGCTGGCCCTGGAGCAGCGGCAGTTTTCCGCCGTCGGCCGCACCACCTTGCAGATGACGGACATGGCGTCGCGCCTGTCGTCCTTGCGTCCGCTGGGCAGCTACGAGCTCGATTTCGATTGGCAGGGGCAGCAGGCGACGTTGACCTTGCGCTCCATCAAGGGACCGCTGCTGCTCGACGGCAGCGGCAGCCTGCAACAGGGGCGCATGCAGTTTTCCGGCCAGGCCCAGGCCGCAGCAGGATATGAAGAGACCTTGGCGAGTTTGTTGAATTTGCTGGGACAGCGCCGTAGCAATAGCGAAAAAAACATCATCGCCTTAGAGTTCAGACAATGA
- the gspE gene encoding type II secretion system ATPase GspE, translating to MSNLLPYAYARDFGLLARPGAVDGAPVDVLVAASTAPAAIAEVSRRFGQIQLTVLPRGELDAAIAGAYAGGGGDASQMADEFDADLDLTKLLQDVPAIEDLLESSDDAPVIRMINALLTQALREGASDIHIEPFEQTSVVRFRIDGSLRDVVRPRKAIHGSLISRIKIMAQLDIAEKRLPQDGRITLRVGGKPVDVRVSTLPTGHGERAVLRLLDKEAGRLDLQHLGMSAPMLKQFDGLITQPHGIVLVTGPTGSGKTTTLYAALSMLNATTTNILTVEDPIEYDLAGVGQTQVNPRIDMTFAKALRAILRQDPDVIMIGEIRDLETAQIAVQASLTGHLVLATLHTNDASAAVTRLLDMGIEPFLLSSSLLGVLAQRLVRKLCGSCKTFDGQYWQAVGCEQCGQTGYQGRVGVYELLRTTEQIRAQIHNRASEAEVRAVALQDGMTSMRDDGERWLRDGTTTQAELLRVTKD from the coding sequence ATGAGCAATCTGCTTCCCTACGCCTACGCGCGCGATTTCGGCCTGCTGGCCCGGCCCGGCGCGGTCGATGGCGCCCCGGTCGACGTGCTGGTGGCCGCATCGACGGCGCCGGCGGCCATTGCCGAAGTGTCGCGCCGTTTCGGCCAGATTCAATTGACGGTGCTGCCGCGCGGCGAACTCGATGCGGCCATTGCCGGCGCCTACGCGGGCGGTGGCGGCGACGCCTCGCAGATGGCCGATGAATTCGACGCCGACCTCGATCTCACCAAGCTGTTGCAGGACGTGCCGGCCATCGAGGACTTGCTCGAATCGTCCGACGACGCGCCCGTCATCCGCATGATCAACGCGCTGCTCACGCAGGCGCTGCGCGAAGGCGCGTCCGATATCCACATCGAGCCGTTCGAGCAGACCTCCGTCGTGCGCTTCCGCATCGATGGCAGCCTGCGCGACGTGGTGCGCCCGCGCAAAGCCATCCACGGTTCGCTCATTTCGCGCATCAAGATCATGGCGCAGCTCGACATCGCCGAAAAGCGCTTGCCGCAGGACGGCCGCATCACCCTGCGCGTGGGCGGCAAGCCCGTCGACGTGCGCGTCTCGACCCTGCCCACCGGGCATGGCGAACGGGCCGTATTGCGCCTGCTTGACAAGGAAGCGGGCCGCCTCGATCTGCAGCACCTGGGCATGAGCGCGCCCATGCTGAAACAGTTCGATGGCCTGATCACGCAGCCGCACGGCATCGTGCTCGTCACCGGTCCCACCGGTTCGGGCAAGACGACGACCCTGTACGCGGCGCTGTCGATGCTCAACGCCACCACCACGAACATCCTGACGGTGGAAGACCCGATCGAGTACGACCTGGCCGGCGTGGGCCAGACGCAGGTCAATCCGCGCATCGACATGACCTTTGCCAAGGCGCTGCGGGCGATTTTGCGGCAAGATCCCGATGTGATCATGATCGGCGAGATCCGCGACCTGGAGACGGCGCAGATCGCGGTGCAGGCATCCTTGACGGGCCATCTGGTGCTGGCGACCCTGCACACGAACGACGCCTCGGCGGCCGTCACGCGCTTGCTGGACATGGGCATCGAGCCGTTCCTGCTGTCGTCCTCCTTGCTCGGTGTGCTGGCGCAGCGGCTGGTGCGCAAATTGTGCGGCTCCTGCAAGACCTTCGATGGTCAGTACTGGCAGGCGGTCGGCTGCGAGCAGTGCGGCCAGACCGGCTACCAGGGCCGCGTGGGCGTGTACGAGCTGCTGCGCACGACGGAGCAGATTCGCGCACAGATCCACAACCGCGCCTCGGAAGCTGAGGTGCGCGCCGTCGCCCTGCAGGACGGCATGACGAGCATGCGCGACGATGGCGAACGCTGGCTGCGCGACGGCACCACCACGCAGGCCGAGTTGCTGCGCGTGACCAAAGACTAG
- the gspM gene encoding type II secretion system protein GspM — protein sequence MSAAVNQARAALTRQQQAVQAFWAERTQQERKLLAIGGVVAGLALVYAVFFEPAWTGRIALQKSLPELRQNAAQLQALAREAGELARQAPVQVAPMSRDSIDASLKARGLAPQSLSLTGEYARVQLNGVPFASVMLWLDGLRREGRVAVQEAKITAQGKAGLVDASLTLHQSPGAAR from the coding sequence ATGAGTGCAGCAGTCAACCAGGCGCGCGCCGCATTGACGCGGCAGCAGCAGGCCGTGCAAGCCTTTTGGGCGGAACGCACGCAGCAGGAGCGCAAGCTGCTGGCCATCGGCGGTGTGGTGGCGGGGCTGGCCCTCGTCTACGCGGTGTTTTTCGAGCCAGCCTGGACGGGCCGCATCGCCTTGCAAAAGAGCTTGCCCGAGCTGCGCCAGAACGCGGCCCAGCTGCAGGCGCTGGCACGCGAGGCGGGCGAACTGGCGCGCCAGGCGCCCGTGCAGGTCGCTCCCATGAGCCGTGACAGCATAGACGCGTCGCTGAAAGCACGCGGCCTGGCGCCGCAATCGCTGTCGCTGACGGGTGAGTACGCGCGCGTGCAGTTGAACGGCGTGCCGTTTGCCAGCGTCATGCTGTGGCTGGACGGCTTGCGCCGCGAAGGCCGCGTGGCGGTGCAGGAAGCGAAGATCACGGCGCAGGGCAAGGCGGGGCTGGTCGATGCCAGCCTGACCCTGCACCAGAGTCCGGGCGCGGCACGATGA
- a CDS encoding patatin-like phospholipase family protein — MFSIRAVLAAGCVAALCALPQAGAAADVPAATVASAPALVAPASVAARPRIALVLSGGGARGLAHIGVLKVLQELHVPIDMVVGTSMGGVVGGAYAAGASVADLEKMARETNWARVVADRPPRDELAFRRREEDLLLPSRIEFGISRNGISTPPAAASNAALEMALNRLLPAGMRDRPASQLPLPFRSVASDLVNGELVELVDTPLFLSMRASLAVPGVFAPVRVNNRLVVDGGLVRNLPVDMARAMGADIIIAVNVGTPLAPEKDLGSAIGVAQQMLQILTEQNVQRSLKELRPQDILVAPDLTGVSFLDFENYARAMRAGEQAAQALAARLAPLALPPEQYAAREQLRLAAPALLDVALPLTRLAVESEGDINPRILQAQSGLVEGQAVSQEDVLKAAARLYGRGDVARVETDVVDAGDQRTVSVKAVEAPWASNRLRVGLELSSDFRDSNSFALKLLHVRSNLNSWGGELRSMAQIGNARGYGVQFWQPLGAGNPWYIAPQLQYTSSAMDVFDQGRRSARVAYSGQTAALVLGREFGTWGDLQFGVTRTEIKGKLAIPADPTQPESRGLGTTQFVEFRVDTLDSPGFPTRGALLDATWTRASTTGSGEAALGRSSLTALKAFGYGNWAGHVYGEWARAQRGEAPLSLGGFLRLSGTDSQSVSGRSIALARVVMARRIASLPSTLGGAVRAGFSLEMGGGFDQNERWKSSKFTQASSAFISVDTRFGPVYVASGASKGGESTFYLFLGPVW, encoded by the coding sequence ATGTTTTCGATTCGTGCCGTCCTGGCAGCAGGCTGCGTGGCGGCGCTGTGCGCCTTGCCGCAAGCCGGCGCCGCCGCTGATGTTCCCGCCGCCACCGTTGCCTCCGCTCCCGCGCTGGTCGCGCCTGCGTCCGTAGCGGCGCGCCCGCGCATTGCACTGGTGCTGTCGGGCGGCGGCGCGCGTGGTCTCGCGCATATCGGCGTATTGAAAGTGCTGCAGGAGCTGCATGTGCCGATCGACATGGTGGTGGGCACCAGCATGGGTGGCGTGGTGGGCGGCGCGTATGCGGCCGGCGCTTCCGTGGCGGACCTGGAAAAGATGGCGCGCGAGACCAATTGGGCGCGCGTGGTGGCCGACCGGCCACCGCGCGACGAACTGGCGTTCCGCCGCCGCGAGGAAGATTTATTGCTGCCGTCGCGCATCGAGTTTGGCATCAGCCGCAACGGCATCTCCACGCCGCCGGCCGCGGCCAGCAATGCGGCGCTGGAAATGGCGCTGAACCGCCTGCTGCCGGCCGGCATGCGCGACCGCCCCGCCAGCCAGCTGCCCTTGCCCTTCCGTTCGGTGGCGTCGGACCTGGTCAATGGCGAGCTGGTGGAACTGGTCGACACGCCGCTGTTCCTGTCGATGCGCGCCTCGCTGGCCGTGCCTGGCGTGTTTGCCCCCGTGCGCGTGAATAACCGCCTGGTAGTGGACGGGGGCCTGGTGCGCAACCTGCCCGTCGACATGGCGCGCGCCATGGGTGCCGACATCATCATCGCTGTCAACGTGGGCACGCCGCTGGCGCCGGAAAAAGACCTGGGCAGCGCCATCGGCGTGGCGCAGCAGATGCTGCAGATTCTCACGGAGCAGAACGTGCAGCGCTCGCTCAAGGAATTGCGTCCGCAGGATATCCTGGTGGCGCCGGATCTGACGGGCGTCAGCTTCCTCGATTTCGAAAACTATGCGCGCGCCATGCGCGCCGGCGAACAGGCGGCGCAGGCGCTGGCCGCCCGCCTGGCACCGCTGGCCCTGCCGCCGGAACAGTATGCGGCGCGCGAGCAGCTGCGCCTGGCGGCGCCGGCCTTGCTGGACGTGGCCCTGCCGCTCACGCGCCTGGCTGTGGAGAGCGAAGGCGACATCAATCCGCGCATCCTGCAGGCGCAATCGGGCCTGGTGGAAGGGCAGGCCGTCAGCCAGGAGGATGTACTCAAGGCGGCGGCCAGGCTGTATGGCCGGGGCGACGTGGCGCGCGTGGAGACGGACGTGGTCGATGCCGGCGACCAGCGCACGGTCAGCGTCAAGGCGGTCGAAGCGCCATGGGCCAGCAACCGCCTGCGCGTGGGCCTGGAGCTGTCCAGCGATTTCAGAGACAGCAACAGCTTCGCGCTGAAGCTGCTGCACGTGCGTTCGAATCTGAACAGCTGGGGTGGCGAATTGCGCAGCATGGCGCAGATCGGCAATGCGCGCGGCTATGGTGTGCAGTTCTGGCAGCCGCTGGGCGCAGGCAACCCGTGGTACATCGCGCCGCAGCTGCAATACACCTCGTCGGCGATGGATGTCTTCGACCAGGGCCGGCGCAGCGCGCGCGTGGCGTATAGCGGCCAGACGGCGGCGCTGGTGCTGGGACGCGAGTTCGGTACCTGGGGCGATTTGCAGTTCGGTGTCACGCGCACGGAGATCAAGGGCAAGCTGGCGATACCGGCCGATCCCACGCAGCCTGAGTCGCGTGGGCTGGGCACCACCCAGTTTGTCGAGTTCCGCGTCGATACGCTCGATTCGCCGGGCTTCCCCACGCGCGGCGCGCTGCTCGATGCGACCTGGACGCGCGCCTCGACCACGGGTTCGGGCGAGGCGGCGCTGGGCCGCTCTTCGCTGACGGCATTGAAGGCTTTCGGTTACGGCAACTGGGCCGGCCACGTGTATGGCGAATGGGCGCGCGCGCAGCGCGGCGAGGCACCACTCAGCCTGGGCGGCTTCCTGCGCCTGTCCGGCACGGATTCTCAATCGGTGAGCGGGCGCAGCATCGCCCTGGCGCGCGTGGTGATGGCGCGCCGCATCGCTTCCCTGCCCAGTACTCTCGGCGGCGCCGTGCGGGCCGGCTTTTCGCTGGAAATGGGCGGCGGCTTTGACCAGAACGAGCGCTGGAAATCCAGCAAGTTCACGCAGGCCAGCAGCGCCTTCATCTCCGTCGATACGCGTTTCGGCCCCGTGTACGTGGCCTCGGGCGCATCGAAGGGCGGCGAGAGCACCTTCTATCTGTTCCTGGGACCCGTTTGGTAG
- the gspD gene encoding type II secretion system secretin GspD — translation MKKPSVSPHTFSLSLRRLSAAALLCCSVAGMPAPAWAAPGDEAALNFVGADIESVIKAVGHYTNINFVIDPRVKGTITLVSEKSISKTQAFGLLASALRLQGYAVVSGDGYAKVVPEADAKLQSVPTQVGNGASQVKGDQIATQVFYLNYESSANLLAVLRPLISPNNTINANPGNNSLVITDYADNLKRLAKIIAALDVPASTDLDVIPVRYAIASDLASMVNKLMEGGNAGAAAGADAGKVSVLADPRTNSLVLRAPSAARANLAKSLISKLDQPTTQLGNVHVVYLKNADATKLAQTLRSVVTSDGTAATAQQGVGNQNTNNQISQNNSGMNSTGLGGNTQSGSTGGASLNNAPQQLSSGGAAGFIQADASTNTLILTCNEAVYRNLRAVIDQLDVRRAQVYIEALIVEVTSSKASEFGVQWLGLSGDSTSNYRVGALQSFASGTSNNIASIATGGGKVLPTGGLTVGIFKQINGALGLGAVAHALESDGNANILSTPNLITLDNELATIKVGQNVPILTGQYTSTAGTNTNPFQTIDRKEVGLTLKVRPQISEGGTIKLGIYHETSSVDKSTSTAVSGITINNRVIENNVLADDGQIIVLGGLIEDSTGDNAEKVRGLGDIPLIGNLFKYQTRERKKTNLMIFLRPVIVRNKEQSGSLAADRYDYMRSAETAAVPATGNLMLKDLGTPVLPALQDGQPVGGNMVTRPVPPAPTPPPGAPANAATPPQPLLQQYQQQQPQK, via the coding sequence ATGAAAAAACCATCCGTGAGCCCCCATACCTTCTCCTTGTCGCTGCGCCGCCTGTCGGCCGCCGCCTTGCTGTGCTGTTCCGTGGCCGGCATGCCGGCACCCGCCTGGGCCGCGCCCGGCGATGAAGCGGCGCTCAATTTCGTCGGCGCCGACATCGAGTCGGTGATCAAGGCCGTGGGCCATTACACCAACATCAATTTCGTCATCGACCCGCGCGTCAAGGGCACGATCACGCTGGTGTCGGAAAAATCGATCAGCAAGACACAGGCCTTCGGGCTGCTGGCCTCCGCGCTGCGCCTGCAGGGCTATGCGGTGGTCTCCGGCGACGGCTACGCGAAAGTGGTGCCGGAAGCGGACGCCAAGCTGCAATCCGTGCCGACCCAGGTGGGCAACGGCGCCAGCCAGGTGAAGGGCGACCAGATCGCCACCCAGGTGTTTTACCTGAACTACGAATCGTCGGCCAACCTGCTGGCCGTGCTGCGCCCCCTGATTTCGCCGAACAACACGATCAACGCCAACCCGGGTAACAACTCGCTGGTGATCACCGATTACGCGGATAACCTCAAGCGCCTGGCGAAGATCATCGCCGCGCTCGACGTGCCCGCCTCGACGGACCTGGACGTGATCCCCGTGCGCTATGCCATCGCGTCCGACCTGGCCTCGATGGTCAATAAACTGATGGAAGGCGGGAATGCGGGGGCCGCCGCAGGGGCTGACGCTGGCAAGGTCTCCGTGCTGGCCGACCCGCGCACCAATTCGCTGGTGCTGCGCGCGCCGTCGGCGGCGCGCGCCAACCTGGCCAAGTCGCTGATCTCGAAGCTGGATCAGCCCACCACGCAGCTGGGCAATGTACACGTGGTGTACCTCAAAAATGCGGACGCCACCAAGCTGGCGCAAACCCTGCGCTCGGTGGTGACGTCGGACGGCACGGCCGCCACGGCGCAGCAGGGCGTCGGCAACCAGAACACGAACAACCAGATCAGCCAGAACAACAGCGGCATGAACAGCACTGGCCTGGGCGGCAATACGCAAAGCGGCAGCACGGGCGGCGCTTCGCTGAACAACGCGCCGCAGCAGCTGTCGTCCGGCGGCGCGGCCGGTTTCATCCAGGCCGATGCGTCGACGAATACGCTGATTTTGACCTGCAACGAAGCCGTCTACCGTAACCTGCGCGCCGTGATCGACCAGCTCGACGTGCGCCGCGCCCAGGTCTACATCGAGGCGCTGATCGTTGAAGTGACGTCGTCCAAGGCGTCCGAATTCGGCGTGCAGTGGCTGGGACTGTCGGGTGACAGCACCAGCAATTACCGCGTGGGGGCGCTGCAGTCGTTCGCTTCGGGCACCAGCAACAACATCGCCTCCATCGCCACGGGCGGCGGCAAGGTTTTGCCGACGGGTGGCCTGACGGTCGGCATCTTCAAGCAGATCAACGGCGCGCTGGGCCTGGGCGCCGTGGCGCATGCGCTGGAGTCGGACGGCAATGCGAATATCCTGTCGACGCCGAACCTGATCACCCTGGACAATGAACTGGCGACCATCAAGGTGGGCCAGAACGTGCCTATCCTGACGGGCCAGTACACCAGCACGGCCGGCACCAATACGAACCCGTTCCAGACCATCGACCGCAAGGAAGTGGGCCTGACCCTGAAGGTGCGCCCGCAGATTTCCGAGGGCGGCACGATCAAGCTGGGTATCTATCACGAGACGTCGAGCGTGGACAAATCCACGTCGACGGCCGTCAGCGGCATCACCATCAACAACCGCGTGATCGAAAACAATGTGCTGGCTGACGATGGCCAGATCATCGTGCTGGGCGGCCTGATCGAGGACAGCACAGGCGACAACGCGGAAAAAGTGCGCGGCCTGGGCGACATTCCCCTGATCGGCAACCTGTTCAAGTACCAGACGCGCGAGCGCAAGAAAACCAACCTGATGATCTTCCTGCGCCCGGTCATCGTGCGCAACAAGGAGCAGAGCGGCAGCCTGGCGGCCGACCGCTACGACTACATGCGCTCGGCCGAGACGGCCGCCGTGCCGGCCACGGGCAACCTGATGCTGAAAGACCTCGGTACGCCTGTGCTGCCGGCCCTGCAGGATGGCCAGCCGGTGGGCGGCAACATGGTGACGCGTCCCGTGCCGCCGGCGCCGACGCCGCCGCCAGGCGCGCCGGCCAACGCGGCCACGCCGCCGCAGCCGCTGCTGCAGCAGTACCAGCAGCAACAGCCACAGAAGTGA
- the gspF gene encoding type II secretion system inner membrane protein GspF, whose protein sequence is MPAFRYEAVDAQGATRKGVLNADSPRSARAELRVQGLVPLAVEPIAAQVDAAGVTKRRGFGERLSSTELALFTRQLASLLEAGLPLEQAFSALLEQAERPYLRDLIASIRSEVIGGAAFSDVLARHPRDFAEIYRALVASGEQIGHLSRVLSRLADYIERRNALVQKVKLAFTYPAIVTVVAFSIVIFLLTYVVPQIVSVFANTKQKLPLLTVIMLALSDFVRQYGIVVAIALVGAWVAWRRALQQPALKRRWHTWLLTAPLYGKFERSLNTARFASTLAITTGSGVPILRALDTSRDTLTNVAMQELVAEASGAVREGVSLARALSAQKHFPPMLIHMIRAGEITGELPAMLERAASAQEQDLERRTLTIAGLLEPALILAMGVVVLLIVLAVLMPIIEINQLVR, encoded by the coding sequence ATGCCCGCATTCCGTTATGAAGCCGTCGACGCTCAGGGCGCCACCCGCAAGGGCGTGCTCAATGCCGACAGTCCCCGTTCCGCGCGCGCCGAGCTGCGCGTGCAAGGCCTGGTGCCGCTGGCCGTCGAGCCGATCGCCGCCCAGGTCGACGCCGCCGGCGTCACCAAGCGGCGCGGCTTCGGCGAGCGCCTGTCCAGCACCGAGCTGGCCCTGTTTACGCGCCAGCTGGCCAGCCTGCTGGAAGCGGGCCTGCCGCTGGAGCAGGCGTTTTCCGCGCTGCTGGAACAGGCCGAGCGGCCGTATCTGCGCGACCTGATCGCCTCGATCCGTTCGGAAGTGATCGGCGGCGCCGCGTTTTCCGACGTGCTGGCGCGCCATCCGCGCGATTTCGCGGAAATCTACCGGGCGCTGGTGGCCTCGGGCGAGCAGATCGGCCATTTGTCGCGCGTGCTGTCGCGCCTGGCCGACTACATCGAGCGGCGCAATGCGCTGGTGCAGAAGGTCAAGCTGGCGTTTACCTATCCGGCCATCGTCACGGTGGTGGCGTTTTCCATCGTGATCTTCCTGCTTACCTACGTGGTGCCGCAGATCGTTTCCGTATTCGCCAACACCAAGCAGAAGCTGCCGCTGCTGACGGTGATCATGCTGGCGCTGTCGGACTTCGTGCGCCAGTACGGCATCGTCGTGGCGATTGCCCTCGTCGGCGCCTGGGTGGCCTGGCGCCGCGCGCTGCAGCAGCCGGCCTTGAAACGGCGCTGGCATACCTGGCTGCTGACGGCGCCCTTGTACGGCAAGTTCGAGCGCAGCCTGAATACGGCGCGTTTCGCCAGCACCCTGGCCATCACCACGGGCTCCGGCGTGCCGATCCTGCGCGCGCTCGACACCAGCCGCGATACCTTGACCAATGTGGCGATGCAGGAACTGGTGGCAGAAGCCAGCGGCGCCGTGCGCGAGGGCGTCAGCCTGGCGCGCGCGCTGTCGGCGCAAAAGCATTTTCCGCCCATGCTGATCCACATGATACGCGCGGGCGAAATCACGGGCGAGCTGCCGGCCATGCTGGAACGTGCCGCCAGTGCGCAGGAGCAGGACCTGGAACGCCGCACGCTGACCATCGCGGGCCTGCTGGAACCGGCCCTGATCCTGGCCATGGGCGTGGTGGTGCTGCTGATCGTGCTGGCCGTGCTGATGCCGATTATCGAAATCAATCAGCTCGTCAGATAA
- a CDS encoding type II secretion system protein N produces the protein MKRLPQFTSLLAVVALSVSLAYWAMQLLKAPQRPINPPAVPVVQDASVEAGASLFGGQVSVATASNYQLKGVVAAGNGRGSVAIIATDGKPSVALPEGAEVEPGVTVLEVHARHVLLRDGGVSKRIDLVADDKALALPGQVSASPAPAPAPATNLVPPPLPMEQQRPATMMPAPPQVGSTGTPPSN, from the coding sequence ATGAAGCGTTTGCCTCAATTTACAAGTTTGCTCGCCGTCGTGGCGCTGTCCGTGTCGCTGGCCTACTGGGCCATGCAGCTGCTCAAGGCGCCGCAGCGCCCCATCAATCCACCCGCCGTACCGGTGGTGCAGGATGCCAGCGTGGAGGCGGGCGCTTCGCTGTTTGGCGGCCAGGTCAGCGTGGCCACGGCCAGCAACTACCAGCTCAAGGGCGTGGTAGCGGCCGGCAATGGCCGTGGCAGCGTGGCCATCATCGCGACTGACGGCAAGCCGTCCGTGGCCTTGCCGGAAGGCGCCGAGGTGGAGCCCGGCGTGACGGTGCTGGAAGTGCATGCGCGCCATGTGCTGCTGCGCGATGGCGGCGTGAGCAAGCGCATCGACCTGGTGGCCGACGACAAGGCGCTGGCCTTGCCGGGGCAAGTGTCAGCCAGCCCGGCGCCTGCCCCTGCGCCGGCAACGAATCTGGTGCCGCCGCCGCTGCCGATGGAGCAGCAGCGTCCGGCGACCATGATGCCGGCGCCGCCGCAGGTGGGCAGCACCGGCACGCCGCCGTCAAATTGA